The nucleotide window GACCCGGTCCGCGAACGACTCGAAAGCGCGACGTTCGGCCTGTATTTCGTCCCGTTCCCGCCGCACGGTTTTCAGTGCCGTCGTGGGCGGCGACAGAACGTGACACCGTAGCGACTGGAGGAAGTGACGAGAGGGACGCTGCTCACCGCTTTTGGCCATCAGTGCGTGGTTTGGTAGCATACAATATAACCTTCACGGTGGCACCACCGCCACCCGTTGACGGCTATCGGAGAGGACCAAACGGGAAGCGTATTGGCCGACTACCGGAGGCGGAACGGTGAGAAGCAGTCACAGAGGAGACCGACAGCGGCCGTCCCAGTGACGGCGGCCGCCGGTGGTTCGGGTGTTTGAGCTTCCAGCCACGCCTCGAAGGCCGCTGTCGCGTCGTGGTACAGGTGGATGTTCGGGTGTGCGAGGACGAGCGCGTTGTCGTCGAGGTTCCGTGTGATGTGCTCGAACGTCTCGGTCGGTTCGGTCCCCGATTCGAGCAACTGGAGGTCGTACGGGGAGACTGGTTCTATCGTCGGCACGTCCTGTTCGTCGGACTCGGGACGGCCGACAACCCACTCGACGCCGAGGTCCGCCGCCGCCCGCATCGCGCCGTCGCTTGCGAGCATGTACGGGACGTGAAACCCCGTCGGTGCCGTACCCGTAACGCGTTCGATAGTCTCCACTGCCTGCGACAGTTCGTCGTGGGCAGTCTCGTACGGCGTGTCCATGAACGACGTGTG belongs to Halorientalis litorea and includes:
- a CDS encoding polysaccharide deacetylase family protein, with the translated sequence MVSIPAVRQRELKPYLAFLRRLDDDVSLDTRLFHVLYEFTEADFQRVGELLADKGVRAGFSVPGRRIEQRESVERAVAALADAGHDIVLHGHRHTSFMDTPYETAHDELSQAVETIERVTGTAPTGFHVPYMLASDGAMRAAADLGVEWVVGRPESDEQDVPTIEPVSPYDLQLLESGTEPTETFEHITRNLDDNALVLAHPNIHLYHDATAAFEAWLEAQTPEPPAAAVTGTAAVGLLCDCFSPFRLR